The Clostridioides sp. ES-S-0010-02 genome window below encodes:
- a CDS encoding (2Fe-2S)-binding protein yields MDVIELDINGRLRKVSIKKSWTLLYVLREVFNLTGSKCGCSTGDCGACKIILDGEAVNSCLILARNAVGKKILTIEGLSDGINIHPIQQAFIDCGAVQCGYCTPGMIMSAKALLDKNPNPSEEDVRKSIDNNICRCTGYVKIVEAILLSAKRMGGITCE; encoded by the coding sequence ATAGATGTTATTGAACTTGATATAAATGGCAGATTGAGAAAGGTGAGTATAAAAAAAAGCTGGACTTTACTTTATGTTTTAAGAGAAGTGTTTAATTTAACTGGAAGTAAGTGTGGATGTAGTACTGGTGATTGTGGAGCTTGTAAAATAATTTTAGATGGAGAAGCAGTTAATTCATGTCTGATTCTAGCAAGAAACGCAGTTGGGAAAAAGATATTGACAATTGAAGGGTTGTCAGATGGAATCAATATACATCCAATTCAACAAGCATTTATTGATTGTGGAGCTGTTCAATGTGGATATTGCACTCCAGGGATGATAATGTCGGCAAAAGCCTTACTAGACAAAAATCCAAATCCTTCTGAGGAAGATGTTAGAAAGTCTATAGATAACAATATTTGCAGATGTACAGGATATGTAAAAATTGTTGAGGCTATACTTTTATCAGCAAAAAGGATGGGGGGTATAACCTGTGAGTAA
- a CDS encoding membrane dipeptidase — translation MKSAYKGYEAYSYLEKGKDISSIEMCKGDKRVKEYLIELDDIQEAKVKNIVDDKIFISLHEHPVLFPEHLERDIFEYNREGKQRCAYEALSRGYYDAIFDNLMDGVCTITSSSGWKWDDILIDLGMRLCDLAHQDFVIKCEKVEDIYRAKKEGKVALIPTLEGAAPIENELDRIDILYGFGIRLMGITYSESNALGSGLKEEKDGGLTNFGRKAVERMNKIGMAIDCSHVGVQTTLDVIEHSKDPIILSHVGARSLWNTKRLTPDEVLIACAKKGGVIGVEAAPHTTITEKNKEHSIESFMEHFEYIKNLVGIDHVAFGPDTVYGDHVKLHSVLAAKFDIKKITGTKEHPKVEYVKGLENPTETSKNIVRYLVKHGYSDEEIEKVLGGNILRVLNKVWK, via the coding sequence ATGAAGTCAGCTTATAAAGGCTATGAAGCTTATAGTTATTTAGAAAAGGGAAAAGATATCTCATCTATTGAGATGTGTAAAGGAGATAAGAGAGTAAAAGAATACCTTATCGAGTTAGATGATATTCAAGAAGCTAAGGTTAAAAATATAGTGGATGACAAAATATTTATATCACTACATGAACATCCAGTTTTATTTCCAGAACACTTAGAAAGAGATATATTTGAATACAATAGAGAGGGTAAACAAAGATGTGCTTATGAAGCATTATCAAGAGGATATTACGATGCTATATTTGATAATTTAATGGATGGTGTATGTACAATAACATCAAGCTCAGGATGGAAGTGGGATGATATATTAATAGATTTAGGTATGAGATTATGTGACTTAGCACACCAAGATTTTGTTATAAAGTGTGAAAAAGTAGAAGATATATACAGAGCAAAAAAAGAAGGAAAAGTGGCCTTGATACCTACTTTAGAAGGAGCTGCACCAATAGAAAATGAACTTGATAGAATAGATATTTTGTATGGATTTGGCATAAGGTTAATGGGTATAACATATAGTGAATCTAATGCATTGGGTTCAGGATTGAAAGAAGAAAAAGATGGTGGACTTACGAATTTTGGTAGAAAAGCTGTTGAAAGAATGAATAAGATTGGAATGGCAATAGATTGCTCTCATGTTGGAGTTCAAACGACACTTGATGTTATAGAACACAGTAAGGACCCAATAATATTGAGTCATGTTGGGGCAAGAAGTCTGTGGAACACAAAGAGATTAACGCCAGATGAAGTACTAATAGCATGTGCGAAAAAGGGTGGGGTTATAGGTGTAGAAGCAGCACCACATACTACAATAACTGAAAAAAACAAAGAACATTCAATAGAGTCATTTATGGAACATTTTGAGTATATTAAAAATCTAGTAGGGATAGACCATGTGGCTTTTGGACCAGATACAGTATACGGTGACCATGTTAAATTACATTCAGTGTTAGCTGCTAAATTTGATATTAAAAAAATAACTGGGACAAAGGAGCATCCTAAAGTAGAGTATGTAAAAGGTCTTGAAAATCCAACTGAAACTTCAAAAAATATTGTCAGATATTTAGTAAAACATGGATATAGTGATGAGGAAATAGAAAAGGTGTTGGGTGGAAACATACTTAGAGTATTGAATAAGGTTTGGAAATAA
- a CDS encoding alpha/beta hydrolase: protein MYYVYVNDINIAVYDLNPSAKKTVLFIHGWPLGHKIFEYQTNILPKLGYRTVSIDLRGFGKSAATSGGYNYSQLADDIYKVVHAIGLRDFTLVGFSMGGAIVLRYMSLFHGYGVSKLALLAAAAPSFVQRPPEFPYGMTREDVNKLIAQACTDRPEMVSNFGEKVFASNPSESFRRWFNDIGFSASGIGTIGTAVSLRDEKLFNDLKCVRVPTGIFHGKLDQVCPYEFAVFMNEKIEDSTLYTFEYSGHAIFYDELKLFNQEFLQFLEE, encoded by the coding sequence ATGTATTATGTATATGTAAATGATATAAATATAGCAGTTTATGATTTAAATCCGAGTGCTAAAAAAACAGTACTTTTTATACATGGCTGGCCATTAGGACATAAGATATTTGAATATCAAACAAATATATTACCAAAACTCGGATATAGAACCGTTTCAATTGATTTAAGAGGGTTTGGTAAGTCTGCTGCAACATCAGGAGGGTATAATTATAGCCAATTAGCAGATGATATTTATAAGGTGGTACATGCCATTGGATTAAGAGATTTTACCCTTGTTGGTTTTTCAATGGGAGGAGCAATTGTACTTAGATATATGAGTCTGTTTCATGGCTATGGAGTATCAAAATTAGCATTACTTGCTGCTGCTGCACCATCGTTTGTACAAAGACCTCCAGAGTTTCCATATGGTATGACACGTGAGGATGTTAATAAACTGATAGCTCAGGCATGTACTGATAGACCAGAAATGGTAAGTAATTTTGGAGAAAAAGTATTTGCATCGAATCCATCAGAAAGCTTTAGAAGGTGGTTTAACGACATTGGTTTTAGTGCATCAGGTATTGGAACTATTGGAACAGCTGTATCTTTAAGAGATGAAAAATTGTTTAATGATTTAAAATGTGTAAGAGTGCCTACTGGTATATTTCATGGGAAATTAGACCAAGTATGCCCATATGAATTTGCAGTTTTTATGAATGAAAAAATAGAGGATTCAACTTTATATACTTTTGAGTATAGCGGTCATGCAATATTCTATGATGAACTTAAACTATTTAATCAAGAATTTTTGCAGTTTTTAGAGGAATAG
- a CDS encoding sigma 54-interacting transcriptional regulator produces MKKHNILFVSTDDKINIDISKQLENIFGEFCNIDNLVYMDSINIELLKYELIVCSDNEIKEHIHNNIDKNIPIVIVHRTINIENINQIISIENDSEVMVIDDYKESADETAKIIRKLGLIHINLIPYYPGCDKSKCEIGIITGSRNRVPQNLKQIIDIGAKIIDINTVIEIFTKLNISIDKLHIIKEKYNEDTVSGYRYYTTMNKTMKSFLEIIDEGIASIDKLGKFIYCNKVFSNLVGVDQNQIISNNFMDLFSDKIIKKIFFQEDEVSDEVVSLNNKKLIINKVNVYENNERIKSIISIKDISAIQMLEDKIQNKFHTKGFVSKYTFENVVGETKIIKEKINIARKIASTDFSVLILGENGTGKEIFAQAIHNESLRKDKPFVAVNLSSLSDTLIESELFGYEEGSFTGAIKGGKIGIFERAHTGTIFLDEIGDISLEVQQRLLRVLQEKEVMRMGGSKIIPVDVRIIAATNKDLKKKIKEGSFREDLYYRINVLHIEIPRLRERKEDIPLISKYFLDEINSNKCFTEKSMQVLKLYEWPGNVRELKNLIYYIDTIVEEDRVDYEHLPEQFKFENNNTLVNENFDSIILDFKQSNFFNESICILMSIETWNNKNISLGRNKLQEILKEKSMTLSVDQIRKRIDKLKNHGLLSSGVKKQGSFITDEGKNFISYIKFKGEI; encoded by the coding sequence ATGAAAAAACATAATATTTTATTTGTATCAACTGATGACAAAATAAATATAGATATCTCAAAACAATTAGAAAATATATTTGGAGAATTTTGTAATATAGATAATTTAGTCTATATGGATAGCATAAATATTGAACTATTAAAGTATGAACTTATAGTGTGTTCAGATAATGAGATAAAAGAGCATATACACAATAATATCGATAAAAATATACCTATTGTAATAGTACATCGTACAATAAATATTGAAAATATAAACCAGATAATAAGTATAGAAAATGATTCTGAAGTTATGGTTATAGATGATTATAAAGAGTCAGCAGATGAAACAGCCAAGATAATTAGAAAATTAGGATTAATTCATATTAATTTAATACCATATTATCCAGGATGTGATAAGTCTAAATGTGAGATTGGAATTATTACAGGAAGTAGAAATAGAGTACCACAGAACTTAAAGCAAATAATAGATATAGGTGCTAAAATAATAGATATAAATACAGTTATAGAAATCTTTACAAAACTTAATATATCTATAGATAAATTACATATTATCAAAGAAAAATATAATGAAGACACAGTAAGTGGATATAGATACTATACAACTATGAATAAAACTATGAAGAGTTTTTTGGAGATTATCGATGAAGGGATTGCTTCTATTGATAAATTAGGGAAGTTTATATATTGCAATAAAGTATTTTCTAATCTAGTTGGAGTAGACCAAAATCAGATTATATCTAATAATTTTATGGATTTATTTAGTGATAAAATTATCAAAAAAATATTTTTTCAAGAGGATGAAGTCAGTGATGAAGTAGTAAGCCTAAATAACAAAAAACTCATAATTAATAAAGTAAATGTGTATGAAAATAATGAGCGAATAAAAAGTATTATAAGCATTAAAGATATAAGTGCAATTCAGATGCTTGAGGATAAGATTCAAAATAAATTTCATACAAAGGGATTTGTATCAAAGTACACATTTGAGAATGTTGTAGGTGAGACTAAAATAATAAAAGAAAAAATTAATATCGCAAGAAAGATAGCATCTACAGATTTTTCTGTGTTGATACTTGGAGAAAATGGAACAGGAAAGGAAATATTTGCTCAGGCAATACATAATGAATCTCTAAGAAAAGACAAGCCATTTGTTGCAGTTAATCTATCTTCTTTGTCAGATACACTTATTGAAAGTGAGCTTTTTGGCTATGAAGAAGGAAGTTTCACAGGTGCGATAAAAGGCGGAAAAATAGGGATATTTGAAAGAGCGCATACAGGAACAATTTTTTTAGATGAGATAGGTGATATATCTCTAGAGGTACAGCAAAGATTGTTGAGAGTCTTACAAGAAAAAGAAGTTATGAGAATGGGTGGAAGTAAAATTATACCAGTAGATGTTAGGATTATAGCTGCTACAAATAAGGATTTAAAGAAAAAAATTAAAGAAGGTTCTTTTAGGGAAGATTTGTATTATAGGATTAATGTATTACATATAGAAATACCAAGGCTTAGAGAGCGTAAGGAAGATATACCTCTTATAAGTAAGTATTTTTTGGATGAAATAAATAGTAATAAATGTTTTACAGAAAAATCAATGCAAGTATTAAAATTGTATGAGTGGCCAGGTAATGTAAGGGAGCTTAAGAATTTGATTTATTATATTGACACTATAGTGGAGGAAGATAGAGTAGACTATGAGCATTTGCCGGAACAATTTAAATTTGAAAATAACAATACTTTAGTTAATGAAAACTTTGATTCAATTATATTGGATTTCAAACAATCAAATTTCTTTAATGAAAGTATTTGTATATTGATGAGTATAGAAACTTGGAATAATAAAAATATATCATTAGGAAGAAATAAATTACAAGAAATCTTAAAAGAAAAAAGTATGACATTAAGTGTAGACCAAATTAGAAAAAGAATAGATAAATTAAAAAATCATGGATTGCTGTCATCTGGAGTAAAAAAACAAGGGAGTTTTATAACTGATGAAGGAAAGAATTTTATATCATATATAAAATTTAAGGGGGAAATATAG
- a CDS encoding purine/pyrimidine permease, translated as MENYKYGFNDKPKLLTAIPLSMQHVFSAFAGTMSGAILVAVGMGLSLSETAFLIQCSMLIAGVSTILQSMGIGPIGSRLPIVTGGSFTFVAPLIALSTNNDVGIAGAFGAVLVGSLVLTLVGPLAVKYLHKYFTPTVTGSVVLAVGLSLMSSSFDYAVSFDAHGPNVVANFSLAIFTLLLTLILNQFGKGFLKVASIIISIVIGYVVAIIFGMVDFSSMAQANWFAMPKPIYWGLEFNLGAIITICTIHIVTVMEIIGDTTGVVSSVENRLPTQKELMRAVRADGVGSCFAALFNGLPVISGSPNIGIICMTGVASRYIVALGGVMLGVLAFFPKFAQILALTPDPVIGGTLVMMFGTIASSGIKVIGMGKMTNRNITILAVSLGIGMGGYFNQAALAFLPSIVVTLMTGISGTALLSLILNIVLPKEKEDVVESKVSCKA; from the coding sequence ATGGAAAATTACAAGTATGGATTTAATGACAAGCCAAAGCTTCTAACAGCAATACCGCTTAGTATGCAACATGTTTTTTCTGCTTTTGCAGGTACTATGTCAGGTGCTATTTTAGTAGCTGTGGGCATGGGTCTCTCACTAAGTGAGACTGCATTTTTGATTCAATGTTCGATGTTGATTGCAGGAGTGAGCACCATACTGCAATCTATGGGAATTGGACCAATAGGGTCACGGTTGCCAATTGTTACTGGTGGAAGTTTCACCTTTGTAGCACCATTAATTGCCTTAAGTACAAATAATGATGTTGGTATTGCTGGAGCTTTTGGAGCAGTACTTGTAGGAAGTCTAGTTTTAACTTTAGTAGGACCTCTTGCAGTAAAATATTTACATAAATATTTTACACCTACTGTTACAGGAAGTGTTGTTTTGGCAGTAGGGTTATCACTTATGAGTTCTTCATTTGACTACGCAGTATCTTTTGATGCTCATGGACCTAATGTAGTTGCTAATTTTTCTTTAGCTATATTCACATTATTATTAACACTTATTTTAAATCAATTTGGAAAAGGTTTTCTAAAAGTAGCATCCATAATAATTTCAATAGTAATAGGGTATGTAGTAGCAATAATATTTGGTATGGTTGACTTTTCTAGTATGGCACAAGCAAATTGGTTTGCAATGCCAAAACCTATATACTGGGGATTGGAGTTCAACTTGGGCGCTATTATAACCATATGTACAATTCATATTGTTACAGTTATGGAAATAATAGGAGATACGACAGGTGTTGTCAGTTCTGTTGAAAACCGTCTACCTACACAAAAAGAATTGATGAGAGCTGTGAGAGCAGATGGAGTTGGAAGTTGTTTTGCAGCCTTGTTTAATGGGCTTCCAGTTATATCAGGTAGTCCAAACATAGGAATAATTTGTATGACAGGAGTTGCAAGTAGGTACATAGTAGCACTTGGAGGAGTAATGTTAGGCGTATTAGCATTTTTCCCAAAGTTTGCCCAGATATTAGCTTTAACACCAGACCCAGTTATTGGAGGAACATTAGTTATGATGTTTGGAACAATTGCATCATCAGGTATTAAGGTTATTGGAATGGGAAAGATGACAAATCGTAATATAACAATTTTAGCAGTCTCATTGGGCATTGGTATGGGTGGTTATTTTAATCAAGCTGCATTAGCATTTTTACCAAGCATTGTAGTCACTTTAATGACTGGTATATCTGGAACAGCTTTATTATCTTTAATACTAAATATTGTATTGCCTAAGGAAAAAGAAGATGTAGTGGAAAGTAAAGTAAGTTGTAAAGCTTAG
- a CDS encoding TldD/PmbA family protein encodes MELKSFKDILFKKALSEGFEECEVYYSTGENLSINIYEGEVEKYNLDKSFGLSFRGKVNGKVGYSYTEILDDKAVDMLIKNVKDGVRAIENEDVQFIYEGDKHYNDVKTYSKELENLEADKLIDLALEMERETKAYSDKVVNLSRCTISYSVSSNGIYNTKGLDLSNKTNMLIGFVVPIIEDNGQKYDGVGYNIANSIEEIKPCEIAKLGVENALSKIGGKSIPSGKYKTILFNEAMVSLLSTFSGIFNADSAQKGLSLLKDREGDMIASPIVTIVDDPLLENGMASTPFDDEGVATFKKEVVSNGKLITLLHNLKTANKANIKTTGNGIKSSYSSPISIYPTNFYIEKGDKSLDEIMKDIGEGLMVTSFAGLHSGANSVTGDFSLAAKGFYIKDGKKAFPVEQITVAGNYFDLLKDIEVIGDDLEFPMSSIGSPSVVIKELSVAGKDE; translated from the coding sequence ATGGAACTTAAAAGTTTTAAGGATATATTATTTAAAAAAGCTCTAAGTGAAGGATTTGAAGAGTGTGAAGTGTATTATTCCACAGGGGAAAATTTAAGTATAAATATATATGAAGGAGAAGTTGAGAAATACAATCTTGATAAGTCTTTTGGTTTATCTTTTAGAGGTAAGGTAAATGGAAAGGTAGGTTATTCTTATACAGAAATTTTAGATGATAAAGCTGTTGATATGTTGATAAAAAATGTAAAAGATGGGGTAAGAGCTATCGAAAATGAAGATGTACAATTTATATATGAAGGCGATAAGCACTATAATGATGTAAAGACTTATTCTAAAGAGTTAGAAAATTTAGAAGCAGATAAGTTGATTGATTTAGCTCTAGAAATGGAAAGAGAGACTAAAGCTTATTCAGATAAGGTAGTAAATTTATCTAGATGCACTATATCTTATTCTGTATCAAGTAATGGTATATATAATACTAAAGGTCTCGATTTAAGTAATAAAACTAATATGCTTATAGGGTTTGTAGTTCCTATCATAGAAGACAATGGACAAAAGTATGATGGAGTGGGATATAATATAGCAAATTCTATTGAAGAAATAAAGCCTTGTGAGATAGCAAAGCTTGGAGTTGAAAATGCTTTATCTAAAATAGGTGGAAAGAGTATACCATCAGGCAAATATAAAACTATATTGTTTAATGAAGCAATGGTATCTTTACTTAGTACATTTTCTGGAATATTTAATGCTGATTCAGCCCAAAAAGGATTATCTTTGTTGAAAGATAGAGAGGGAGATATGATAGCATCTCCTATAGTTACAATAGTTGATGACCCACTTTTAGAAAATGGTATGGCATCTACTCCTTTCGATGATGAGGGAGTAGCTACATTTAAAAAAGAAGTTGTTTCAAATGGAAAGCTTATAACTTTACTTCATAACTTAAAGACAGCCAATAAGGCAAATATAAAGACTACAGGAAATGGAATAAAATCTTCATATTCATCACCTATAAGCATATATCCCACTAATTTTTATATAGAGAAAGGAGATAAATCTCTAGATGAAATTATGAAGGATATAGGTGAAGGATTGATGGTTACTAGTTTTGCAGGTCTTCATTCAGGGGCAAATTCAGTAACAGGAGATTTTTCTTTAGCAGCTAAAGGTTTTTATATTAAAGATGGTAAAAAAGCATTTCCAGTAGAGCAAATTACAGTAGCTGGTAATTACTTCGATTTATTAAAAGATATTGAAGTTATAGGAGACGATTTAGAATTTCCAATGAGTAGTATAGGTTCACCTTCAGTTGTTATTAAAGAGTTATCAGTAGCAGGAAAAGATGAATAG
- a CDS encoding amidohydrolase family protein, with protein MAYDLVLKNGFIVDGTGENGFYGDIAIKNNLIVRIDSEINDDTNKMIDCHKKVVTPGFIDPHVHEEIVAILDGKFEKFLKQGVTTTINGNCGHSITPYSSENIYEYMYKNGLLLEEEKKYLIDKNKHWDSFIEYCDLISKSGIAINMGFLLGHGTIRWSVMGGSKDRPPTKKEKNEITDIINDGMKSGAFGISTGLAYIPSKYADIDELVDIAKLIKEHDGIYTSHIRDYIGRYNAVKETIEVGQKSGARVQVSHLSPVEIEAFDEILKARYNGVDIMVDTVPRSSGHCMKKKRVLQFIMAISSSLFELGMDGVMDALSNEEGRALILKEAFILGDRGSIILLNTNDIDMEKKSIREIAMQKGIDENKLLLDLLLYGDEELIFCLGGMYRGDFPDKLHDKKIINNPFVMVGSDCLFSVGGDMSWFELQRRGAFPIFFDMYKKSGVRLEEVVRRVTSLPANQFKIKDRGILKEGKIADIAVIDMENYGYPRSEEIDFSNPQLLAKGVEYVIVNGKIALEEGKVTKNPCGEVLKR; from the coding sequence GTGGCATATGATTTAGTTTTAAAAAATGGATTTATAGTAGATGGTACTGGAGAAAATGGTTTTTATGGAGATATAGCTATAAAAAATAATTTAATAGTAAGAATAGATTCTGAGATAAATGATGATACAAATAAAATGATAGATTGTCATAAAAAAGTTGTAACACCTGGATTTATTGACCCTCATGTTCATGAAGAAATAGTAGCAATACTAGATGGTAAATTTGAAAAATTCCTAAAACAAGGTGTTACAACAACTATAAATGGTAATTGTGGTCACTCTATAACACCATATTCTTCTGAAAATATATATGAATATATGTATAAAAATGGTCTATTACTTGAAGAAGAAAAAAAGTATCTTATAGATAAAAATAAGCATTGGGATAGTTTTATAGAATATTGTGACCTTATATCTAAGAGTGGAATAGCTATTAATATGGGATTTTTATTGGGTCATGGGACTATAAGATGGAGTGTTATGGGAGGGTCTAAAGATAGACCTCCTACAAAAAAAGAAAAAAATGAAATTACAGATATAATAAATGATGGCATGAAAAGTGGTGCTTTTGGAATATCTACTGGATTGGCATATATACCAAGTAAGTATGCTGATATTGATGAACTTGTTGATATTGCAAAGTTAATTAAGGAACATGATGGTATATATACATCCCATATTAGAGATTACATAGGAAGATATAATGCAGTAAAAGAAACTATAGAGGTAGGTCAAAAAAGTGGTGCTAGAGTCCAAGTATCACATTTAAGTCCAGTTGAAATAGAAGCCTTTGATGAGATATTAAAAGCTAGATACAATGGTGTTGATATAATGGTTGATACAGTACCAAGAAGTTCTGGACATTGTATGAAGAAAAAAAGAGTACTTCAATTTATTATGGCAATATCATCTAGTTTGTTTGAATTAGGTATGGATGGAGTTATGGATGCTCTTAGTAATGAAGAAGGAAGAGCTTTGATATTAAAAGAGGCATTTATACTTGGAGATAGAGGAAGTATAATACTTCTAAATACCAATGATATTGATATGGAAAAGAAATCAATACGTGAAATAGCTATGCAAAAAGGTATAGATGAAAATAAGCTATTACTAGATTTACTTTTATATGGAGATGAAGAACTTATATTTTGCCTAGGAGGAATGTACAGGGGAGATTTCCCTGATAAATTACATGATAAAAAGATAATAAATAATCCATTTGTTATGGTTGGTTCAGATTGTTTGTTTAGTGTAGGTGGAGATATGTCATGGTTTGAGCTTCAAAGAAGAGGGGCATTTCCAATTTTCTTTGATATGTATAAAAAATCAGGTGTAAGATTGGAAGAAGTAGTAAGAAGGGTAACTTCATTACCAGCTAACCAGTTTAAAATAAAGGATAGAGGTATACTTAAAGAGGGTAAAATAGCTGATATAGCGGTTATTGATATGGAAAACTACGGCTATCCTAGGTCTGAAGAGATTGACTTCTCAAATCCACAGTTATTAGCCAAAGGTGTTGAATATGTAATTGTAAATGGAAAAATTGCATTAGAAGAAGGTAAAGTTACTAAAAATCCATGTGGTGAAGTATTAAAAAGATAG
- a CDS encoding manganese catalase family protein, translating to MSDAHYDMHKRKGYSSDEPYPEIKVLGPNKYYAELLMDDYSGVASEFTSVTQYLYHDFDLDENYRELSEMWINISITEMLHMEILAKTIRLLGGNPIYRGSTSSCGAYWNGGFVFYGDSICSRLKSDLHLEYVAIENYYKDISIIEDPYIKAILNRIILDEKVHVGLFKKAIEKYCR from the coding sequence ATGAGTGATGCACATTACGATATGCACAAGAGAAAGGGCTACTCAAGTGATGAGCCGTATCCAGAAATAAAAGTTTTAGGGCCGAATAAGTATTATGCAGAGCTATTAATGGATGATTATTCTGGTGTAGCGAGTGAATTTACAAGTGTAACCCAGTACTTATACCATGACTTTGATTTAGATGAAAATTATAGAGAACTGAGTGAAATGTGGATAAATATATCTATAACAGAAATGTTACATATGGAGATATTAGCAAAGACTATAAGATTATTGGGTGGAAATCCTATATATAGAGGTTCGACAAGTTCTTGTGGTGCATATTGGAATGGTGGTTTTGTATTTTATGGAGATTCTATTTGTAGTAGATTAAAATCGGATTTACATTTAGAGTATGTGGCTATTGAGAATTATTACAAGGATATAAGTATTATTGAAGACCCTTATATAAAAGCTATATTAAATAGAATAATTTTAGATGAAAAGGTCCATGTAGGTTTGTTTAAAAAAGCAATAGAAAAGTATTGCAGATAA
- a CDS encoding DUF5058 family protein, translating into MDYLKLANHPLLWIASTVAVSIVVVQSLVFAIKSCKVGKTMGITDKQIKSAIKSSAISAIGPSMTIFAGMVSLIVTMGGPIAWMRLSFIGSVIFESMSAGFGTDALGITLGSPEMTKVAFTNAVWTMILGSLGWIIFTLLFGHKLDKITNVISSGKKSFIPIISVGAMLGSFAYLNADRVLRFDNGTIACISGMIIMVILCMIEKKKNIKWLREWGLTISMFSGMIIGSII; encoded by the coding sequence ATGGATTATTTAAAATTAGCCAATCATCCACTTTTGTGGATAGCAAGTACAGTAGCTGTATCAATAGTAGTAGTACAATCTCTTGTATTTGCTATAAAATCTTGTAAAGTTGGGAAGACGATGGGAATAACTGATAAGCAAATAAAATCAGCTATTAAGAGTAGTGCTATTTCAGCTATAGGCCCATCAATGACTATATTTGCTGGGATGGTTTCACTTATAGTAACTATGGGTGGACCTATAGCATGGATGAGATTATCATTTATAGGTTCTGTAATTTTTGAATCTATGTCAGCTGGGTTTGGAACAGATGCTTTAGGGATAACTTTAGGTTCTCCTGAGATGACAAAAGTAGCATTTACAAATGCAGTTTGGACTATGATATTAGGTTCTTTAGGGTGGATAATATTTACATTATTGTTTGGGCATAAGTTAGATAAAATAACGAATGTTATTTCTAGTGGTAAGAAATCATTTATACCAATAATATCTGTAGGAGCAATGTTAGGTTCATTTGCATACCTAAATGCTGATAGAGTGTTGCGTTTTGACAATGGAACAATTGCATGTATAAGTGGAATGATAATAATGGTAATACTTTGTATGATTGAAAAAAAGAAAAATATAAAATGGCTGAGAGAGTGGGGTCTTACAATATCAATGTTTAGTGGGATGATAATAGGTTCAATAATATAA